A part of Ziziphus jujuba cultivar Dongzao chromosome 8, ASM3175591v1 genomic DNA contains:
- the LOC125421638 gene encoding uncharacterized protein LOC125421638: MDKTVLEAAKSGDESLIQELKEHKIDPHQVTTQIMNTILHISVSFNQTGVSKGVLRLCPFLLYQANSNGDTPLHIAAKVGSLEMVELLVMGVSNNDMESQLHADLLRMKNLNQRDTALHVAVKNGNFAVAKLLMEKDAGLLDLVNGANESPLFLAVEGSFLDIAQHILQHFPSAPCCGSNGMNALHAAVIRTHHGQVFEYRAPALSLEKLRRQLSGFLLRAGDQCVHTGDKAYLQLTQIDIMKKLLENRRELAEEKDEFDWTPLHCAAHLGHVGAAQLLLSNSSTCIAYFQDKEGMSALHIAAMEGHVNLMEEILHHCPDAFDMVDERGWTPLHVAVANKKLSVVQYILKSPFLKNLINVADKEGNTPLHLAAGGDKYSIIKILADDIMVFKKAQNLNFQKPIDLIRTNPNMGELRKSLIAKKLEKQGGRPSLRSLVHGKEYGNVIKKKFKNIVGYKRATHDDHDQAEEVGREHQDKDMKSYRLKNISSIHLLVASLIATVTFTAGFTMPGGYEDQDPLKKGMALLSNQTSFQLFVIADSIAFYCSSASVFLQFCGAVEHDYYLLLRFTRVAATLTYISSLGMVVAFTSAMYAVMPHSKLADYTLVSGICCVFVYIFGFL; encoded by the exons ATGGACAAGACAGTTTTGGAAGCCGCAAAATCAGGAGATGAAAGCCTTATTCAAGAACTAAAGGAACATAAGATTGATCCTCACCAAGTCACAACCCAGATTATGAACACCATTCTTCACATTTCTGTGAGTTTCAATCAAACGGGAGTTTCAAAAGGAGTTCTTCGCTTATGTCCATTTCTCCTTTACCAAGCAAATTCTAATGGCGACACTCCTTTGCATATAGCAGCAAAAGTTGGGAGCCTAGAAATGGTTGAACTTCTTGTCATGGGAGTATCCAATAATGACATGGAAAGCCAGTTACACGCTGATCTTTTAAGGATGAAGAACTTGAACCAAAGAGACACCGCTTTACATGTTGCTGTGAAAAACGGCAACTTTGCTGTTGCAAAGCTGCTGATGGAAAAAGATGCAGGGCTGTTGGATTTGGTGAATGGAGCTAATGAATCTCCACTTTTCCTTGCTGTTGAAGGGTCTTTTCTAGACATTGCACAACACATTTTACAACATTTTCCTTCAGCTCCTTGCTGTGGCTCCAATGGAATGAATGCTTTGCATGCTGCAGTGATTCGTACCCATCATG GTCAAGTGTTTGAATATCGAGCTCCTGCCTTATCTCTGGAGAAACTTAGGAGGCAGCTAAGTGGCTTTCTTTTGCGTGCAGGAGATCAGTGCGTTCACACAGGAGATAAGGCTTACCTCCAGCTAACACAAATAG ACATAATGAAGAAACTGCTTGAAAATAGAAGAGAGCTTgcagaagaaaaagatgaatttgacTGGACTCCTCTTCACTGTGCAGCACATCTTGGTCACGTTGGAGCAGCTCAACTTTTACTTTCAAATTCTTCTACTTGCATTGCATACTTTCAGGACAAGGAAGGCATGTCTGCTTTGCACATTGCAGCCATGGAAGGCCATGTCAATTTAATGGAAGAAATTTTGCATCACTGTCCAGATGCTTTTGACATGGTTGACGAAAGAGGCTGGACTCCTCTTCATGTAGCAGTTGCAAACAAAAAGCTTAGCGTGGTTCAGTATATACTGAAGAGTCCTTTTCTTAAGAACCTCATCAATGTAGCTGATAAAGAAGGGAATACTCCACTGCATCTGGCTGCTGGAGGTGACAAGTACAGCATTATAAAAATCCTTGCGGATGATATCATGGTTTTCAAGAAGGCTCAAAATCTTAATTTTCAAAAGCCTATTGACTTGATTCGAACTAATCCGAATATGGGTGAACTTCGTAAG TCTTTGATCGCAAAGAAGTTGGAGAAACAGGGCGGCCGACCAAGTCTGCGATCACTTGTCCATGGAAAGGAATATGGGAACGTAATAAAGAAGAAATTCAAAAACATAGTGGGATATAAAAGAGCAACACATGATGATCATGATCAGGCAGAAGAAGTTGGTCGTGAACATCAGGACAAAGACATGAAATCTTATAGACTGAAGAATATATCCAGCATTCATCTACTGGTAGCGTCTCTTATTGCAACAGTAACTTTCACAGCAGGTTTTACAATGCCTGGAGGGTATGAAGATCAAGACCCTTTGAAAAAAGGCATGGCATTGTTATCTAACCAGACATCTTTCCAATTGTTTGTGATAGCAGATTCCATAGCCTTTTACTGCTCATCTGCGTCGGTTTTCTTACAATTTTGTGGTGCCGTAGAACATGACTATTATCTTCTTTTGCGTTTTACGAGGGTTGCAGCAACTCTCACTTATATTTCTAGCCTTGGAATGGTAGTGGCTTTTACTTCGGCAATGTATGCAGTTATGCCGCACTCAAAGCTAGCCGATTATACTTTGGTTTCGGGCATCTGCtgtgtatttgtatatatcttTGGGTTTTTGTAG